A stretch of DNA from Pagrus major chromosome 22, Pma_NU_1.0:
GGGATTGGGATTAAACAAACGTGGGATTAGCAGCGTAAGATTTTATAGTAACTAAAATTTGTAATTCTTCTTGGGTTTTCTAAATTACAATACGTCAAATGTAAATACAACTTTCCTGCCTCTTGgaacaaaaatgtatatcaaCATAAACCTACATGGTGCATCAGATGGTATGTTAATCCTCCATTCTTCCAATTGAATTTGCACATTTATGTACTAAATATAGCATTTACATGTCAAGTGAATGCTTTTGTTTGAGGATGTTTAAAGCAGACAAGCAACTATCCCACAGCTGCTAAAAGTCTTTAATTAGCATCTCTGTACTTTGTTGTCTTTAATCAGGTTTAACTACATTACCTGTGGTTTCTCAGGTACTTTGGGTGAGAAGTGAATATATTCCCTGATTTGCTTTGAGGCTTTTCCTGCCAAAAAGCTGCAAGTACCTTTTTAGTTTGAATTTGTCTAAGACTGACCCTGCATTATTACTTAATTACTTAATTATGTAAAAGGCTCAACTTAGTAAAGTAAAAGTTAAGGGTCATAGAGCATATGACCAAACCTCATCCAGCTGAGCAAAAATATTAATTGTGCCAAAAAAGTTGCTGTATCCCAAAAGCTGGAGAGGAGTAATTATACACACATCACATAGCTGCAAGGCTGTCAAAAAAGAATGTCACCTCAAAAAAAGTAACACTTGCACATTCAGTCagtaataatgttaatgtttcaaTACAACTTGGATCTTCATTAAGCCAGAGTGCTCCAGAGGCAGCCCACAGAGGCCACCATCCCCCGACTACTGGGTGAAGTTCATGCTGTAACTCCAAACTCTCTGTTCTTCTGCTACAGGAAGATCTGAGCAAGACCGATCAGGAGGTGATGAAGTGCAAGCATCACAAGAAACACTATGAAGAGAAACGCAGTGCCCATCTCCACAACATACAGACCCTTGAAGCTAAGCTGGAAAGCAAGGAGCAGGAACTTCAGGTATGCTGAACAAATACAGTATCGTCATTCTATGCACTGAGCAAACTTAGCTTAGCAAATTTGTGTGTACAGCATTCAAATTCAGACAAACACTTTCTTTTGTAGCCTCTgggtttgattttattttattttttttttagattgttaTAGTTTGTGTTAATTGTAGTTTTACTATTTTTGTCTATTTGTTTCACCCTGTGGTTCAGACATCTATAGCCAAGGCAACGGAAATCTCTCCAAAGCGTCTGGAGGTTCGACGGACAGCCAGGAGTCTGGACAGTGAGATCAACCGTCTCAAGGTTAAGATCACGACCCAGAAGGAACAACAGGGGGACCGTGAGGAGGTTGTGAGGTACGCTACTAAGACCCTTTGTAACAGATCACAATGCAATGCCACATGTACCTCTTGTCATCTAACtagacaaactgacacacatcaGTTAATGAATTTTGACATAAAAGCCTTCCTCCCACTTgtctttatattttcacatccaGGCAGTATCAGGAGGCTCTGGAGAACTACAAGAACATGGCACAGAAAATGAAGAACCTCAACAGCTTCATTAGAAGTCTGGACAACGTCATGAACCACAGACTTCAGGTTTACGCTGAGCTCAGGAGGTAAGTTGTTAAACAGCAGATGGCCttcatacaaaaatgtgaaattagaAATTCTTTCATTTGGTTCGAAATGATTTTGACTCCTGTTATTCCATTTATTATGATTCCATCTTTTCTTTGATCGCTCTCTCTGCATCTCTTTGTGTCTTAGGTTCCTCTCGGCCCGCTGTAAATACTACTTCGATAGCATGCTGGCTCAGAGAGGCTACACTGGGAGTATGACCTTCGACCACAAGAATGAGACCCTCTCCATCTCAGTAAGACTGTTGGATTCATATATCAGACAACACAATTCAACACTTCACACTCTGAAGATGTCAATTGAAGTGCTTTTTACTGTAACGCCTGTGAACTGTGGGTCAcatgaattattttttcattacacacactcagagttCAGTTCAACTCAACTTGTAACGTGAACTGTGAGAGGGAGCAGTTGGCTCTGCAGCATCTCAAGAATTCATGTACAAACCTGATCTATCATTCACTCCTCTGTAGGTGCAGCCGGGCCAGGGAAACAAGGCCGACTTGAGTGACATGCGCTCCCTGTCCGGAGGCGAGCGCTCCTTCTCCACTGTTtgctttgttctctctctttggGCCATCACGGAGGCGCCTTTCCGCTGCCTTGACGAGTTCGATGTTTACATGGTAATAAGAGCCGTGTTGCAAGTTCATCTGGATATGAGTGCTTACTGCCTTAAGTGTCAACATGATCTCTAGTTCAAAAGAATTAAATAAGCATAAGAGCAGGAAGTTAAgagttaatatttaataatacataAGGTTTTGTTTTCTCCATATAGGACATGGTGAACAGGCGGATATCCATGGACATGATGCTGAAGGTGGCTGCTGGTCAGCGCTACAGACAGTTCATTTTCCTCACCCCACAGAGCATGAGGTAATAACTGATGGAACATCtctttgtttatgtatttgtatCAAAGCAATTAGACCACCCagatttgatttattgacttAGCAAATGAGCTGTGACGAAGTAATCTGTTCAAGACTAAAGGCCATGTGATTTTGATATGCTGCTTAGTTTCCCTGAGAACGAGCAGAGGCCTCTCAACCTCAAAGGTCCCATtgtcaactttatttttctttttttttttcttccagctcTCTTCCAGTGAGCAAACTCATCCGCATCCTGCGACTCAACGATCCAGACCGCAGTCAAAACAATGCACAGAGAACTCAAGAAGAGGATGAGTAGTGTTTTGCAAGCTGGTAATGTAGCATCAGTTGAGGTAATGAGACCACTAGAAGGTGCTAAGACCCTTCAGGACGTTGGGTCATATGTTCATTCCTGTTTTCTGGGAACATTTTAAAGAAGTGAACCCACATGTTGTAAGAGTTTTTACATTGATGGGTCCTGTACAGGGAGGGGAAATGTTTATATCCATTGTCAAAATAAGCATTGGCTGTAAAACAGGCACATTGAACGAGTTAATGATGTCATTGTAagaaatatttaatgttcattAAACCAAATAATTTAAGAGACAAACGTGTTGGTTTTTTTTGATGCATTGAGGCATTTTTTCAGGTTTGTAGTGGAGAGTTTTTCCACCTCAAGTCTGTCTTTAACTGGAAGTTAGGGCTGCATCTAAATATAATtccattgtcaattaatctgtcgATTGTTATAAGGCTTAATTGTTTAGTCTTAAGACTATATGGTgtcaaagcatttttaaaaatgctcatcaaaaTTTCCCacagcccaaagtgatgtctttttttaaaaaaaactcttcatttaccatcacaaaagaaaagaaagcagaaaatcctcacatttaagaagctggaaccattcTTTCAATCTAACAATCGTTGCAACTCTACTTGAAGCCATGAATCAagttcttctctttttttaccACTGTGTGACAGGACACAGTAAACCTATAATCTTGATGTTTTCCTCAGCTGTACTCATTCATCACTGAATAAAAGTCATTTTGGTCTGTACCTGCATTGAACTCTGAGACTTGTTAAGGTCAGTCTTGTGAGGAGAAAGAATTTGCACCTTTAAGGGCTCTGTGCCAAATCCTGCACACAAGGCGGTCCACTGGAATGCACTTCCACTCATGCACAATAACGACTGTTGACAACATACCTGACCCTCTGAGGGAAAGTGGTACTTTTTGTTACATCCTTGAGAGCTGCAGCAAGCGGGCAACATGAAGCCTAAATCTCTTTCATCAATGCTGTTTGACAGAAATTCAGCAGCAGCCGAGACTCTAAACATACGAGCGTCTAAATACCAGCGGCATGTGGACAGTGTGGATCAGCAGGAGAGTCTGCATCACTCTGGATCCGACGACAGCAGACAAACTGAGAATTGCCACAGAGAAATCCATTTTGCATTTCTGCCAGAGAGGTACGAGCCGCTGATGGATGATGAGGCAAAAGCAGagcagaagaaaaggaagaaagagcaGTACAAGAAAGTAAAGAAGGTTGgtgtcttttttatgttttacaattTCCTGAAATATGTTGTAACATTTTAggctttactttgaaatgtattagaatttattttgaaatctcacATGGCAAACACatcaaatacctcaatattAACACAATTCCAACTCAATATACGGTCTTGTATCATATAAATGATATAATcttgatatattgcccagctctGGTAGTTAGAATGTGAACCACAATTGTTTCAACATGGCATTTATCAGCCACAATCCAGTTGTTTGAAATATGTAGTATGACGTAGTAATCTACACAAATCAGTTGTCTCCTCTCTGGCCTCTCTGGAGGACATAGAAGAACATCCTTTGAAATAGAGCTGGGGTCAGAACATGCTGTCGACTAACTTCAATCTCAGCTGGTTTGCAATTATAATTTTATAACTGGGtgaatgtttcatttctgttCATACAACACAGTCTGTAGAGATGATGAGATCAGATGAGTTCCTTTGACAACATCAGTGGCCTATTGACCAGCCCAATTGCTTTTATTGCCCCGACTCACGTGTGACTGATAAGTAAATGacctcaaacaacaacaacaacgttcCATACTCATCAGTGGCCCGACACACTTGTTGAGAATGAATAATAACAGACTCTTATCAGTTGGTTTCTGATAGCACTGCAGCGATCGAGAAGGAAGtgatagttgtttttttgttgttgtgctgtTTAACATTTTGCTTGAAATGTTTCCTCCCTGCAAAAacagtgtctttttttctttgtcttttcttgtaGTTTGGATTGGGGTGAGTTGAAATGTGAACTCAATATGACACCAATCCATCAGCATCATTCAAATTATTCCAACATATTGTTGATCACTGTGAAATGAGTTCAGCTGATCACCAATCAgtagaataaaaacaatgaaattgaTCCCACATACAAATCAATCTCATAATGATATATTGTGCacaacatacattttctttttgttcattaAGAACAACTGCAGCGCAGTATGAGAAGAATCCGAGGTATTTTTACTGTTTGAATGAAAGTTTATCAGTGACCTGGTACTCTTATTTATACTGAGCAGTAACCGACTTATCAGTTACTCATGGCCTACATAAATCTGTGAAACACACTGACGGGCTACTATTAATAACTGAAGTGAGAGTTCATAGAGAGACAGATCGATCATTAATCAATGTCCACTAagtccacttttttttttaggttgcTGAATAATTACTTTAATTATAGTCTGTACcttactttttatttcattagtttAACAGTTGACTCATTAAGCAGTTTTAACTTTAGATACgttatcattaataaatcaaacTAGTGAGTCATTTTTACACACTACAGTGAGGACGAGGGATTGTTTTTACtctatttttttcaaacatctgaCGTCCTGTATCCGCTTCAGCCGGTCAGCCCTTTCCTGTTCAAAAACAGGAGACAATAGAGTTCATGGGGCGTTCATGGACCATTTTCAGGGATAAATGGAAActgcagctctcctcctgtGGTGCTATTGTTCTCAAACATCACATGAGCAGGTTTTCTTTCAAACGGCTTCTTTCTGATCTCATGTCCTGTGTCAGTTCTTAAatctcatatttttttaacctGATTCTGAATCTAAATAATGTgggaataaaaataattagGACGTGATTGTGTGGGAGGGAAGCAATAATATTTGGTGCACAAATGTGTTAATCAACCATGATCCACATTAgttagagcctgaccgatactggatttttgaggcTGATACTGACATATCCCTCATAGGCCAATTTTGGTTGACTGATAAATAGGCCAGGCTCTAATATTGATTTACCTTTATTGCATGAGTGTTAAACTCTACAGAATTAATGATTAatccatctgtgtgtttgtctttcagaaTGTTGGTAAAGCACTTCGTGCCACCTGGAAGTGTCTAATGCTCGGTCTGTACAATTTCGCCCTCGGCTACTCGACTCCGATCACAGTGGCCGCGACCTTCGTCCCCGACTTTCATCCGGGCAGAAACACGTCCTGAGCTGAGCCACACGTGCCTCCTGCAGTTTCTTTGcaaactgtactgtacatacgAGTAAACTCATGGACACTGACCAAAGATTATTAATATGTTTATAAAGTTTGTGTATTTGAAATCAcaattttgtatttgtttccaTAAATTGTAATGGAaatatgccttttttttttttttttgctgtaggCAAATCAGCCTTTTacacggcagacattttgaaaagcgCAAGTGTTATTTCTACcattaatgaaaatgaattgccgattattttgataactgattaatcattttagtcatttttcaagcacaaatgtgaaacatttgctggttccagcttcttaaatgtaacaatgtgctgcttttctttgtccttttatgatagtaaatgaagagtcttcgggttttggactgttggttggacaaggaaaacattttgaagacgTCCATTTGAGTTTTGGATgttgatgagcatttttcacctttttttacactttaacgacagaaagacaaaatgatTATCTGTGAAAATGatcggcagattaatcaataatgaaaataattattttatagtTTCACTCAACtgtccatatatatatatatttgcttAAGATAATAAAATTAGTGAAATTGCTCTCTTTATATATGTACCCCTTCACCCTGTCACATATTGCTCATGCACCTATTAACCCCtagtttaaacattaaaaacgtGTGTGCCTTTTTTCATTTGGAGAATGTTTTTCGggtttttgcatgtgtgcagAAGGATAATGTGAAATAAAGTGAATCGGGGCAGATACCTGTTACAGTCAGGAAAGAAGGAATAGGGAAATGATCGTAAAGAATTACCTTCAAAAGACGAGTAATTCAGTGCTGAAATgttgtggacacacacacagtgaagaagaaaccAGTACACCACCTCCGCTCCGAGTAGAGCAGCTGGACTGCTGATTTCAAGAGAGTTCTACAAGTTTAAGAGGATTCTCAGGTTGAAATATAAGGGTGTGGCTTTTGAACTTTAGTCCCCAGCATTTCACTGCCACTGGTCGTGtaagtttgttcagttttagGGGTTTTGCAAGTCATGTTTGTAAGTTGGTTTGTGatcaaatattaataaattGTGCACCAAAACGTAGTCACTTgttattcttatttttaaagggttagggttaaggttagacATGTTAATgtattataattaaattgtgggacatttattgatgtattttatgtcgtagaacgAAACGTGAATATCAATTAACTGAAAAACCAAAATACTCATTGACTTAAAGACGAGGTAGCTGGATCTGCAAAAACGCAAACTGATTACAGGGTTTTAGGAGTCAATACTACAGCACTCTATAGGGGAGGATGAGGTGAGGGGTATGTCactggttgcaatctgcaacctcaccactagatgccactaagtcctacacactggacctttaacatgGTGACACAAGGTCAAGTACATAGACaaagtcacagacacacacatttccaagaaaaactttattaaaacagatttctactTTACCATAACCACAGCGTGAATGGTAGATACGAACAAATTATAtaacatgaaacataaaaaaggtAACACAGTAAAGGAGAAAATATACACACAACATATACATtatgatacaaaaaaagaaacatttaattttgaaCAAAAAGGCACACTATGTGACTGACCACTTCTGGACTCAAGCAAAGCAGGCAAGCAAACCATAGATTTCTAGAGATAAGAACATAAGCAGCAAACCAATACAATCAAAGAGTTTCCTTTCAAAACTGTACATAGGTACTATCCTGTAAAAGACAATATTTGTCGTTTTTTTCCCTGATGTAAACAACAGATGCTCTTTCTGTGATTGTGAGGGAGAAACTATtgaacatgttttcacagattgTTTCCATACTACTGCCTTTTGgcttaacagaaaaaaaaaaagattgatatTTTACTCATCTTTAACAAGTCCAACTTCTCCCCAGATGAAATgtatataattaatttaattattattttatcaaaataTGACATCCATAAAATGAAATGGCTTGAAAGACTGCCCTCCTGTCACACTTTGAAAGTTACAGATTTGAAATCATGTTTGACTTCCATTTAAAATTTGAatctaaaaaaacagaaattggcaaaaaaaaacaactagactatttagatattttaaatttactcctgaaaaatatatataaaaaaaaacatttttaaataaataaataaaaaactaagACGTTGTGACCGGAAGAGAGTTTTCCCAACGTCTTTGCGAGTCGCCGCCGTGACGTCATTCTACTGCGACAGTACAGTCCCTTCCGTGGTCTcgatttgtttacattaaacGCCATCGAAGGCGGTTTTGTGAAGATGACGGACCAGAAAGCCGAGAATATTAGCTCTATCCCCATCGATGCGTTCAGCAATTTAAGAATTACATCGATATGGACGTTTCTCATGTCTGTAAGTGAACGTCACAGCTCATTTCATCGCTCGAGGGGCTAGCTAGCTCTGAGTTAGCTGTCACGGGTcgattgtatttatttaaccaCGCCGCTTGGAGCAGATGTATTTCGGTTCAGTTATTATTTCACAGAAACAGCTTCCCaatgtgtgcttttattttattgtttaggTGCAGTGGTCGGAGCCTTGGCTCGTCGGGCTGTTGGTTTttcatgctgtgtgtttgtgtttgactgtgGTGACCTGCAGATACTACAGAGCTCAGATACTTCACTTCCTGCTCATGGGTAAGTAAGAAagaaaactataagaatgagCCTTAACGAAAACTGTTGTTTGACACTGGGTATAATTGCATACTTCCTAAATGTTCACAGTCAACAGTCTTTATACAGTTTTCTCTGACGTGCCTGCATTTTAACATCCTTATTGCATGTATCTGAGCAGTGAGTGAAATTGATGATAGCAGGTTGTACAGCATTAcaattgtattatttaaaagGCAGTACTCTAAAAAGCTTTTGCTGTGTTTCTCTGATCTGGAATATCAGAAAACGGCTCTGTGGGTTTTGCACATACATTGCTTTTATTTAGGTCtgcaattaataattattatcattgtcaattaatctgtcgAATTTTTTTCTCAAGTAATTGATGatatttggtctataaaatgttaaataaaatgtttcctagggtccaagatgacatcatcaaatgtCCTGTTTGGTTTCCAACCaatgatattcagtttattgtcatagaGGGGTAGAAACATAATAaattttaagaagctggaatcagagaatttagattgtttttttaaattaccaAAACAGATTAGTCGATTCGCACAACGGTGGATGAttgatttaatagttgacaactaatagATTAATCgtttaatcattgcagctctacctTTATCTACAGTAGCGGTGTCATGAATTTCCAAATACACAATTTGATTTGACCTTCAATTTTAAGGTCAtgatttaattctgtttttgattaaaacttttttcagcattggttttatgccagctgtcatttatattttctaatTCATCCATAGTAAAATaggttttttttacaacaacagtttgACTTCAACCTGGTGGTTAGGGtttcatcaaaaataaagatttcttcGCAGAT
This window harbors:
- the LOC141018182 gene encoding required for drug-induced death protein 1-like, producing MKPKSLSSMLFDRNSAAAETLNIRASKYQRHVDSVDQQESLHHSGSDDSRQTENCHREIHFAFLPERYEPLMDDEAKAEQKKRKKEQYKKVKKNVGKALRATWKCLMLGLYNFALGYSTPITVAATFVPDFHPGRNTS